One Nicotiana sylvestris chromosome 12, ASM39365v2, whole genome shotgun sequence genomic window carries:
- the LOC138883499 gene encoding uncharacterized protein codes for MATVDNTEPAEKLGHNHPLFLNSNDNSGAILISLQLRGLENYSVWSRAMRIAILELLSGIVYSSNASAVWEDPKERFDKVNCSRIFHIRREIDIARQGTSSISTYFSKLRVLWTEFDSLAPIPSYDAANSREFVQFMERQKLLHFLMGLNESYEQARSQLLMMIPVPSVNKAYSMLMERESQKTMASASTSLDAGEMAALLTNRVGNQQKPKKNYNLYCDYCKLKSYTRDICYKLVGYPNDHKFKKKCNPQGTANLATEQPAPTTFTSNPTTPSHHNNTNKSCNCSSVSPPKLQLMQQSWKHVLLHP; via the exons ATGGCGACAGTCGATAACACCGAACCTGCAGAGAAATTAGGTCACAATCATCCACTTTTCCTGAATTCAAATGATAATTCAGGAGCTATATTGATTTCGTTGCAATTGAGAGGACTGGAAAACTACTCCGTGTGGAGCCGGGCAATGAGGATTGCAATCCTAG AATTATTGAGTGGAATAGTGTATTCCTCAAATGCTAGTGCGGTATGGGAAGATCCGAAGGAGCGTTTTGATAAGGTGAATTGTTCTAGGATTTTTCACATCCGCAGAGAAATTGATATTGCTAGGCAGGGCACTAGCTCAATTtcaacttatttctcaaaattgaGAGTGCTTTGGACAGAATTTGATAGTTTGGCACCAATTCCTAGTTATGACGCTGCCAATTCTCGTGAATTTGTTCAGTTTATGGAGCGCCAAAAGCTTTTGCATTTTCTAATGGGACTGAATGAATCATACGAGCAGGCTCGAAGTCAGCTCTTGATGATGATACCAGTGCCATCAGTGAATAAGGCATATTCTATGCTTATGGAACGTGAAAGCCAAAAGACTATGGCAAGTGCTTCTACTAGTCTAGATGCTGGTGAAATGGCTGCCTTGTTGACAAATAGAGTTGGAAATCAGCAAAAGCCAAAGAAGAATTACAACCTCTACTGTGATTACTGCAAATTGAAAAGTTATACTAGGGACATATGCTACAAGTTAGTGGGATATCCAAATGATCACAAATTTAAGAAGAAATGCAATCCTCAAGGAACAGCTAATTTGGCAACTGAACAGCCTGCTCCAACAACCTTCACTTCCAATCCCACTACACCTTCACACCATAACAATACCAACAAATCCTGCAATTGCTCAAGTGTAAGCCCACCGAAGTTACAACTAATGCAGCAGAGCTGGAAACATGTACTATTACATCCTTAA